In one window of Nitrospiraceae bacterium DNA:
- the flgK gene encoding flagellar hook-associated protein FlgK: protein MSGLNGLFGIGTSALATFQQALSVTGQNISNVNTPGYSRQQAILSETQPQNSNPGQVGTGVEAQEIRRSVDTFVEQQLQTSHERLGQFTASRSALTQVEPLFSDSNDLGVGTALNDFFKAWQDVSTNPADLTARTVLLSKAGVLTSRFNQSANQLADQRESLDGQIRQSITDINGYADQIADLNAQIKLAESAGQQANDLRDQRGRVLNQLAETIDISSLEDSTGQVSVFIGNGQALVAGQKTYDLSGVANSGNAGLVDVMYDAGSGANTPLQSVITSGKLKGLLDARDTTIPSLQSTLNTLAAQLVSQVNTQHQAGYGLDGSTTQAFFTTTGTSAATISVAVTDRLKIAASSTAAGTPGNNVNALAVAALQTTAIAGLSNSTFQDYYSAAAGSFGSTLQDAQQNLSAQEILQSQLEAHRAEVSGVSLDEELVNLLKYQRAFQAASKLITTSDEMLQTILSIKQ, encoded by the coding sequence ATGTCGGGATTGAACGGACTGTTCGGCATCGGTACCAGCGCGCTGGCCACGTTTCAGCAGGCGCTGTCCGTGACCGGTCAAAACATTTCCAACGTCAATACGCCAGGATACTCACGACAACAAGCAATCCTGAGTGAGACGCAGCCTCAGAACTCCAATCCGGGCCAAGTTGGGACAGGCGTCGAGGCTCAGGAGATCCGGCGTTCAGTGGATACCTTTGTCGAGCAACAGCTTCAGACTTCCCATGAGCGACTGGGCCAGTTCACCGCAAGCCGAAGTGCACTGACCCAGGTCGAGCCGTTGTTCTCCGATTCGAATGATTTGGGCGTCGGCACCGCGCTCAACGATTTTTTCAAGGCCTGGCAGGACGTCTCCACAAATCCCGCGGATCTGACGGCCCGAACGGTTCTGCTGTCGAAGGCCGGCGTGCTGACGAGCCGATTCAACCAGTCGGCCAATCAGCTGGCGGATCAACGGGAATCCTTGGACGGGCAGATCCGGCAAAGCATTACGGATATCAACGGTTACGCGGACCAGATCGCCGACCTGAACGCGCAGATTAAGCTGGCGGAGAGCGCGGGACAGCAGGCCAACGACTTGAGGGACCAGCGCGGCCGAGTGCTCAATCAGCTGGCGGAGACGATCGACATCTCTTCGCTGGAAGATTCGACCGGCCAAGTCAGCGTGTTCATCGGCAACGGGCAGGCCTTGGTGGCGGGGCAGAAGACGTACGATCTTTCGGGCGTGGCCAACAGCGGCAACGCCGGGCTTGTCGATGTGATGTACGACGCGGGCAGCGGCGCGAACACTCCGCTGCAATCGGTCATCACGAGCGGGAAGTTGAAAGGGTTGCTGGATGCCCGTGATACGACGATTCCATCACTGCAATCGACGTTGAATACGCTCGCGGCGCAGTTGGTGAGCCAGGTGAATACCCAGCACCAAGCCGGGTACGGGCTTGATGGGTCCACGACGCAGGCCTTCTTTACGACCACGGGTACGAGTGCGGCGACGATCAGCGTGGCGGTGACGGACCGTCTCAAGATTGCGGCCTCTTCAACCGCCGCCGGGACTCCCGGAAACAATGTGAACGCCCTGGCAGTTGCGGCGCTCCAGACCACGGCCATCGCGGGATTGAGCAACTCGACCTTTCAAGACTACTACAGCGCGGCAGCCGGAAGTTTCGGCTCGACCCTGCAAGATGCCCAGCAGAATCTGTCCGCCCAGGAGATTCTACAGTCTCAGCTGGAAGCCCATCGTGCGGAGGTGTCGGGGGTGTCGCTGGATGAGGAACTCGTGAATCTCCTCAAGTACCAGCGGGCATTTCAGGCGGCCTCTAAGCTGATCACGACCAGCGATGAAATGCTGCAAACCATTTTATCGATCAAGCAGTAG
- the csrA gene encoding carbon storage regulator CsrA: protein MLVLTRRRGEGVTIGPNVRIVVLGIKGGQVRLGIEAPSNVEVHRDEVHARIQEENKVAAETGAIPLDAFRQLGTRNGRRGR, encoded by the coding sequence ATGCTTGTGTTGACCAGACGTCGAGGAGAAGGCGTCACGATAGGCCCCAACGTTCGGATCGTGGTCCTTGGCATCAAGGGAGGTCAGGTCCGTCTCGGCATCGAGGCGCCCTCCAACGTGGAAGTGCATCGAGATGAAGTCCACGCTCGTATCCAGGAAGAGAATAAGGTGGCTGCTGAGACCGGCGCCATTCCGCTCGATGCGTTCCGCCAGCTCGGCACGCGAAACGGCCGGCGGGGAAGATAG
- a CDS encoding response regulator has protein sequence MSGLLWNALPLGICLLGADQRILFANREAARLLATPAKACLGKTLADLLGLELVPTSSLRSAGIWRIPDPPHADAQHPAAASPASAIEWMHLRLSGVPEVSGLLTLRDVSREVALEQDRNRLTSVAEESPYPIVELDTDCTMLYVNPAMVEVLCRFGYDEHGTPDILPDNLSELVPACLREGRPISSQVVVRGSACYAWTLCPVPTHQLVRAYAIDLSEVHATHKALNDTADHLRESNRQLDQALQQAQAATRVKSTFLATVSHELRTPMNGVIGMTSLLLDTPLSEEQRSFVQTIQQCGETQLTLINDVLECSKIEAGKLELEHLDFQLRTTVEDVLSQFAERAQAKGLEITGLVHAAVPNALRGDPARLRQVLTNFMGNAIKFTERGEVTLQAFLESETPDGVVIRFEVTDTGIGINEENQTRLFQPFTQADSSTTRKYGGTGLGLAISKQLIELMGGQVGLKSRVGHGTTFWCTAKFTKQPVCQPAIIPNAELSARRVLIVDDNESNRTILHHLVSGWGMKDDQAQNAEQAVTMVRAAAAAGTPYDVAVLDMLMPGKDGLQLARELKAQPESAGLRLVVLTSLIQPGHAEQARRAGFDAYLTKPVRHDTLQNCLRAVFGLQAPAPPPSKTTGPLPSTVPPLITRHTLAEQVSRPRILVAEDNLVNQKLAVRMLERLGYQADIVGNGEEALGALERAQYSAIVMDCQMPVMDGYEAARRIREQELRSDQQAQRPHIPIIALTANAMQGDRERCKAAGMDDYLSKPVKTDDLGHILARWVVLSPGTPAKPGAAARAVKSSYSAVFDATTMLANLGGDTDLFEQLLRLFLDRQSMMMAEIRTAVERADASLLERAAHTMKGTAANLCAPDVVLVASQLEAIGRLGSLTDAAGLYSQLDRRVRQLVDVIHRHMAMPKTA, from the coding sequence ATGTCCGGATTGTTGTGGAATGCACTCCCTCTGGGCATCTGCCTGCTGGGAGCAGACCAACGGATCCTCTTTGCCAACCGGGAAGCCGCCAGACTGTTGGCAACGCCGGCCAAAGCCTGCCTCGGTAAAACCCTCGCCGACCTTCTCGGCCTCGAGCTCGTGCCCACGTCGTCGCTTCGATCAGCGGGAATCTGGCGAATCCCCGACCCGCCCCACGCCGATGCCCAACACCCGGCCGCGGCCTCACCGGCCTCCGCCATAGAATGGATGCACCTGCGCTTGTCCGGAGTGCCTGAGGTGTCCGGACTCCTCACCCTGCGGGATGTCTCGCGAGAAGTGGCGCTCGAACAGGACCGCAATCGGCTGACTTCCGTCGCCGAGGAAAGTCCCTATCCCATCGTCGAACTCGACACCGACTGCACCATGCTCTACGTAAACCCTGCGATGGTCGAGGTGCTCTGTCGCTTCGGGTACGACGAACACGGCACACCGGACATCCTCCCGGACAACCTTTCTGAATTGGTGCCGGCATGCCTCCGCGAGGGCCGCCCCATTTCCTCCCAAGTCGTCGTACGCGGGAGCGCCTGCTATGCCTGGACCCTTTGCCCCGTGCCGACGCATCAGCTGGTCAGGGCCTATGCCATCGACCTCAGCGAAGTTCACGCCACCCACAAGGCCTTGAACGACACGGCCGATCACCTGCGAGAGAGCAACCGTCAACTCGACCAAGCGCTGCAACAGGCTCAGGCAGCGACCCGGGTAAAGTCCACCTTCCTGGCCACGGTCAGTCACGAACTGCGCACACCGATGAACGGTGTGATCGGCATGACCAGTCTGCTGCTGGATACACCTCTGTCGGAAGAACAGCGTTCGTTCGTTCAAACGATCCAACAGTGCGGGGAGACGCAGCTGACTCTGATCAACGATGTGTTGGAATGCAGCAAGATCGAGGCAGGCAAACTCGAGTTGGAGCATCTCGACTTTCAACTTCGAACCACGGTGGAAGACGTCCTCTCCCAATTTGCCGAACGGGCCCAGGCCAAGGGGCTCGAAATCACCGGTCTGGTGCATGCCGCGGTGCCGAATGCGCTCCGGGGCGATCCCGCCCGGCTTCGACAGGTGCTGACCAACTTCATGGGCAACGCCATCAAATTCACGGAGCGAGGCGAGGTCACGCTCCAGGCCTTCTTGGAATCTGAGACCCCCGACGGCGTGGTCATCCGATTTGAAGTGACCGACACCGGAATCGGCATCAACGAGGAGAATCAGACCAGGCTCTTCCAGCCCTTCACGCAGGCCGATAGTTCGACGACGCGCAAATACGGCGGCACCGGTCTCGGACTTGCGATCTCAAAGCAGCTGATCGAGCTGATGGGCGGTCAGGTCGGCCTGAAGAGCCGGGTCGGACATGGCACCACGTTTTGGTGCACGGCCAAATTCACCAAGCAACCGGTCTGCCAGCCGGCGATCATCCCCAACGCCGAACTGAGCGCTCGCCGAGTGCTGATCGTCGACGACAACGAATCCAACCGAACGATTCTCCATCATCTGGTGTCCGGTTGGGGTATGAAAGACGACCAGGCCCAGAACGCCGAACAGGCCGTGACGATGGTGCGCGCCGCGGCTGCAGCAGGTACGCCCTACGACGTCGCCGTGTTGGATATGTTGATGCCGGGGAAAGACGGCCTGCAACTGGCACGGGAGCTGAAAGCCCAGCCTGAATCCGCCGGGCTCCGGCTGGTCGTCCTGACGTCGCTCATTCAGCCGGGCCATGCCGAACAGGCCCGGCGTGCCGGCTTCGATGCCTACCTGACGAAACCGGTTCGGCACGACACGCTGCAGAATTGCCTTCGAGCCGTGTTCGGGCTGCAGGCCCCGGCTCCGCCCCCGTCAAAGACCACAGGCCCTCTCCCATCGACGGTGCCGCCCCTCATCACGCGGCATACTCTGGCGGAACAAGTGTCTCGGCCTCGCATCCTCGTCGCCGAAGACAATCTGGTCAATCAAAAATTGGCCGTCCGCATGTTGGAGCGGTTGGGATACCAGGCTGATATCGTCGGAAACGGTGAGGAAGCCTTGGGAGCATTGGAACGAGCGCAGTACAGCGCCATCGTGATGGATTGCCAGATGCCGGTCATGGACGGGTACGAGGCCGCGCGCCGCATTCGTGAGCAGGAGCTGCGATCGGACCAGCAGGCTCAACGCCCGCACATCCCAATCATCGCCTTAACGGCCAACGCCATGCAGGGTGATCGCGAGCGCTGCAAAGCCGCCGGGATGGATGACTACCTGTCGAAACCCGTCAAAACCGATGACCTTGGGCATATCCTCGCGCGTTGGGTGGTATTGAGCCCCGGCACCCCGGCTAAGCCAGGAGCTGCCGCCAGAGCGGTGAAGAGCAGTTACTCGGCGGTCTTCGATGCCACGACCATGTTGGCCAACCTCGGCGGTGACACCGACCTGTTCGAGCAACTCCTTCGTCTTTTCCTCGATCGCCAGTCGATGATGATGGCCGAGATCCGGACCGCAGTGGAACGCGCGGATGCTTCCCTATTGGAACGCGCCGCCCACACCATGAAGGGCACTGCAGCCAACCTCTGCGCGCCCGATGTCGTGCTGGTCGCCAGTCAATTGGAGGCGATCGGCCGACTAGGCTCGCTCACCGATGCCGCCGGACTGTACAGTCAACTCGACCGGCGCGTGCGACAGCTCGTCGACGTGATTCACCGCCACATGGCCATGCCGAAGACGGCCTAG
- a CDS encoding flagellar assembly protein FliW gives MKFSTTRFGALEVKDETLLTFPAGILGFPEWTRYVLLDHDTDAPIKWLQCVENPELAFVVLDPVLFKPDYQVELTQDAIRELDGREDDAVSVVTILTIPSEDPTRVTANLRGPLVMNHRTRRCKQLVLPDDIPTRYPLFESPSARPAAPTVPLQTSAC, from the coding sequence GTGAAGTTTAGTACGACACGCTTCGGGGCGCTCGAGGTCAAGGACGAGACGTTGCTGACTTTTCCGGCCGGGATTCTCGGCTTTCCCGAATGGACCCGATATGTCCTGCTCGATCATGATACCGATGCACCGATCAAGTGGTTGCAGTGTGTCGAGAATCCTGAACTGGCGTTCGTCGTCCTGGATCCGGTGTTGTTCAAGCCGGATTACCAGGTGGAGTTGACGCAGGATGCGATACGGGAATTGGACGGACGAGAAGACGATGCTGTCTCGGTCGTCACCATTTTGACCATCCCGTCAGAAGATCCCACCAGAGTGACTGCCAATCTCCGCGGCCCGTTGGTCATGAATCATCGAACCCGCCGGTGCAAACAGTTGGTTCTCCCCGACGACATTCCCACACGCTATCCGCTCTTCGAGTCCCCATCCGCACGGCCGGCTGCGCCGACCGTTCCGCTCCAGACCTCCGCCTGCTGA
- the flgL gene encoding flagellar hook-associated protein FlgL, protein MRVADLQLYGTLLGNLQRTRSQIMDSQEQISSQKRVERPSDDPMAFGEIVLDKSALSQTQQWIRNIEFGQARIDAADKAVSQAQDLVARIRELTIQGASDTTSAQGRVSIAQEVRQLDRQLMQVANTEVGGQSIFAGTKTDVRPYSITTGDTVAYAGNSETQSIAVSENQTVQILIPGNTVFSGATTNVFNTVRDLLTALESNDRTGVQTQLGNLDLATSQLNDAQGTIGGVGNRLQVTKDALDTATLTITQSISNNQDADLATAITQLRLQEVAVQASSEAFSRIFDQSLLNYLK, encoded by the coding sequence ATGAGAGTGGCCGATCTACAACTCTACGGCACGTTGCTGGGGAACCTGCAGCGCACCAGATCGCAGATCATGGATAGTCAAGAGCAGATCTCAAGCCAAAAGCGGGTCGAGCGCCCCTCGGATGATCCCATGGCATTCGGCGAGATCGTGCTCGACAAGTCGGCCTTATCGCAAACGCAACAGTGGATTCGGAACATCGAGTTCGGGCAAGCCCGAATCGATGCCGCCGACAAAGCGGTTTCCCAGGCGCAGGATTTGGTGGCGCGCATACGCGAGTTGACGATTCAAGGCGCGAGCGATACCACCTCGGCGCAGGGGAGAGTGTCGATTGCGCAGGAAGTACGCCAGCTCGATCGGCAGCTGATGCAAGTTGCCAACACCGAGGTCGGCGGGCAGTCGATTTTTGCGGGGACCAAGACCGATGTGCGGCCCTATTCGATTACGACCGGCGATACCGTGGCCTATGCGGGAAACAGCGAAACGCAATCTATTGCCGTGAGTGAAAATCAAACGGTCCAGATTCTGATTCCCGGGAACACGGTGTTCAGCGGAGCGACGACGAATGTGTTCAATACGGTCCGCGATCTGCTGACCGCGCTCGAGAGCAACGACCGAACCGGCGTCCAGACGCAGTTGGGCAATCTGGATTTGGCGACCTCGCAGTTGAACGATGCCCAGGGGACGATCGGAGGGGTGGGAAACCGGCTGCAGGTCACGAAGGACGCGCTGGACACGGCGACGCTGACGATTACGCAGTCGATTTCCAATAATCAGGACGCGGACCTCGCCACCGCGATTACCCAGTTGCGGTTGCAGGAGGTCGCCGTCCAGGCCTCCAGCGAGGCGTTTTCGAGAATTTTTGACCAGTCCTTGCTGAATTACCTCAAGTAG